TGCCCTCGGACCGGGAATTGGAGCTCTCACCAGCAGAACCCGGTCTTGGTTATCGATGTCGGGCATCTGTGCAAGCCACTGCGCCCCCACATCGGCAATGTTTCTGACTTTGCATACGCCTCGCATTGGTTGGGTTGGGATTTTGTGGTTTGTACGCACTTgtcgcccgcccctcgccgACACCTCACAGAGGAGTGTGTCACCAGAAATTTTTGCACATCTCTCGTACAGCAAGGCAGACGTATGGTCACAAATGAAGTTTGTTTCTCACCCTGGCCGGCATTCGTTGGCGTCTGACGATGTGCACCGCAGCCTTGAGCGCACTCGGCAGAGATCGAGATCCACACCCGACCTCCATATGCGTGCGTCGTCCTGCCCTGAGGCTACTGGTTTCGCGTTCCACGGAATTTGTTGCTGCTCCAGCTTCGCCGGAGGGAATAGATCACCACCAGTCAGGAGCAGCGTTTGGCCACCGGCGCGTCGTCCCACCGCGATGCCCGTGGGCAGAACGGGAAGcaccggcgggcgggcagtgTAAGTGACGAGACAGACATGTTCAAGACATGGGCACCTGAGGAGAAGGAATGCACGCGCCTGCCCTGGATGCGCTCTGCCACGAATTCGTTCGAGACCGCGTCATGGCTGGCCGGGGGCCGCATTCGGTAATCTTGGCTCAGGACCGTTTGATCATCGGGTCCTGACGCAGGGCAGAAAGCCGAGGCTTCGCCAACATGGCTGCTGATCGCTTTCGGGGGCGAGGGTCGTTGTTCGCGGCGGTCCGAGTTGCAAGGAAGAGAAATGGAGGCGCGCAGACAGGGAACAGAGCACGAGAGAGCGCGACGGTGCGAATAGTAACGTACTAGCTGGGGAGATCAGCAGGCAGGGGAGGCAAGCACGAGATCAGGCGGGTCTCATGTTAGTTGGCCATCTACATCATATTGCCTTCCGTGGTTGGGTCTACTACTACCATACTCTAGGTATGTTGTACCTGCCTTACCAACCTAGGCAAGAACCTACGTTAGCAAGTGTAACATAATTATAAGCGGAAGCGACTAGGAACTGCAAGGCGGCAGGTTGGGAAAGCGCGGACGTCGCCACCTCAGGCAGGCGCCGTCCTCTGTTGCGTCGTGGCTCCTACTCTACTTGGACAGACGCAGACGGTACATTGTACGCTACCTTACGCTGCTCCTCGCTCTCTTCCCACGGCAGGACCTCCCCTATACGGAATTACGGAACCTCCCCGCCGAGTCCCGGGGCGCCAGCCGGGGGTCCCATCCACCACACTTGACAGTGTACACCCTCTCTTTTGGCTCCTCAAACCACAAACGCCAGTACCCCTTCTTTCTATTCGTTGCCGTTGCGATCTTGGCCGCGAGGTCATGTTGTTCGTGTCGAGTGACGTGAGGCTGCCGCATCTTGCCTGCATCGTGCCTGATCCCCCCTCCTACCCCGGGAGCCTGTTCTCGTGCCGTGGCCTCGGAACCTCTGACGAGAGATAGCAAGGCGACGCAACACAAGGCAACAGATCGAAAGGCAACGCgaggcagccgccgcaccaaTTCTCCCTTGCTGCACgtctgctctctctctccctctctcccctccttctccccccctcttcctctgtCTCCCTCTCGTCTCCAACTGTTTTGCCAGCGCAACGGTGGGCCTCCCCCTGGCCGCCCCCATAAAAGGTACCTTACCTCCGATCTTACCGAAGCTGCGGAACGTATATgtgaggcaaggcaaggcaaggcaaggcaaagcAGTAAGCGGCGAGCCCAAGGCAGGGCAAGGTATTACAAACAAACGGGACAAGGTACGATACAGTACCGACAGCCGGCGGTCCTGTGCTTCGGTTGCTCCCCCAGACGAGGCCCCGTTTCTCCACAAGATGTTGCTGATGGGGAACAAGCACGCCAACAGCCACAAGCTTAGATGATCTTGACCTAGGTCTAGTACACCGATGCCCGGCCATGACCCGTTTATAAGGCTCACTCGCCTCACTCGAAGCCTCCAACGTGCTCGCAAAAGCCCCTGAGCACGAGCCGTGACCCAACTACTGGAGACAGGGCAAACCGGGACTGACGGGGTTGGGCGTCCACTAACTTCCGGGTGCCACCTTGGGTTTCTGCCCGTTTCACAACCTATCGCGGGGCGGACGTTGTCCCTATTCCAACACCCTTGCTACGGCCTTTTTGCCCTTGCCTACCTGCAGCGCGTCGCGGCTTCAGGCCACGGTTGGCAGGGCTTCCTTGAGGTGCGGTGAGGCCGGCCTGACGATACGGACGCACAGAGGGGAGAAACGCGTTCGTCGTTCCACTCCTCTCGCTTTGTGTTCTCTTTGTGGCCGTTGCTGTCGTCATTGTTGttgctcgacggcgtcatcatcacggcGCGAGGCAAGGAGTGGACTGGGCTCCCTCGTTTCGTCCTAGGTGAGCAGGCCGACGCGAGCCCGGGCCGGAGTGCGTTGTACCGCGGCGGTAATTTGTGCCGCCTTCTATCACTGGGGAGCGATTCCCTTCGTGTCGTTGTGCAGCCCCCGAAAATAGAGTGGTAAGGGTCTGACTCTGCTGGGCAGTGTACTTATCtatatatatgtatatatatGGGTATATATCACGTCGAGTCCACGCAAGCGAGCTCCAACCTCGACTCACAAGGcgcctgccaccaccacctgcactCATCACAGCGTACCGAAACGCCTCCGACCCTCACAAGCTTGCACAATATACGTCCGTCGAGCAAGTATTCTCAGAGACCTCCTTTGCCAGCGACCAAAGCTCGATCTGTGTGTCGAACGACTTGGACGCCCCAATCCCTCGACACCACTGTCCAAGTGCCCTGTCTCTAACgcgcccccgcgccccctTGGACCAGAGAGAGCCTCAGTCACTTGGTCCGCATGGCTAGCTACGACAACGTCGGCGACTACGATATAGTCGCGGCGGGCTCCGGTGGGTGCTGCcccagctgctgccgcgccctGGACCTCGGCGTCCACGACTACTGCGTCCCCTGCGCCTCCAACCCGTGCTgcccgcgctcctcgtcctcctaCTCTTCTTATTCTTACTCTTCCGCCCCATACTCCTCTGGCCCCTTTGCCCCTTCGTCTCTCGTTTCCGCGTCAAGCTCCTctcgccacgccgcctcctggCATAACCCGCCTCCTaactcctcctccatctcttcttcctcttcttcacTGTCTTATTCCTCGACCCCGCGCCGGaccgccgtcagcgccgccaccgcttcCGGCACGAAGCTGGACGAAAAGatcgcccgcgagcgcggcggcggcggcggcggcggcagcagtaaCAAGCAAAGCGGCCGCCAGGTCGGCGGCTCGGAGAAGCCGTCGGGCAAGAAGaatgccggcgccgttgctCGGGGCCAAGAGGCTGGCAAAGAAcgcgccgacaaggccaagggaTCTAGCAAGGGGGCTGCTGTCGTGGGAGGGACAGCCAAGTAGAAGCTCAAAAATGCGTTCGTTGAAAATCGGTGCTAGAGGCGACGGGATGGCTGATATTCATAGTGTGGAAAATTACGGTGCACCTCACAGCCAGGGCTGGTCTACATATTCGCAAGGTCGGTAAAAGAGCCCAGGATCTTGTTCAAGCCGGCGGGCCAGTGCGAGTTACGGGTGGGATATAGGCAGTTCAAAGCACGGCGTCATTCTTAAATGCGATATCTACGGAACTAGAGCACAACATCTACAAGAAGCATGCCCCATCTTCCCTTGCCACAACCATTAAGTCAAGTCAAGCTCAAGCAAATATCATCATGACAGCCAAGGGCAGCGCCACAGCCCACATCATGGGGCGAGATAAGAAGGCAGCgctgtccttgtccttgctctTGCCGttgtccccgccgccggtgctgttGTCCGAGTTGCTGGCGCTGCCAGTCTCGGCCTTGTTCTTACCGGCCCAATTgaactcgtcgtccttgagaGGAACAACCTTGAGATCAGAAAGAGTCTTGCCGCTTTTGTCCTTGACCGTCAGCTTGACGTTGTAGTCTGAGACCTTGACAATCTTGCCGCTAGGCTTGGGCTTGATGCCGTTGTCAATGAGTCCTTGAGCCTTAGGGGGAAGATCGGGCAAAGTGAAGTTGCTGTGGAAGCCTTTCTCCAGGATGAGGTTGCTCTCGCATTccggcggcgatgccttTTTGTTGCTGGGGCTCTGTGCCTGGACAGTCTTCCAGTCGATACCGGCCCACCGCGCCTTGAGGCGGTTGTAGTCATCCATTATGGTGAGGGTATCGTCCTTGACCTCGACCAGGCCGTAAttgttctcctcctcggtccATTGgtagacgacgccgccagaGAAGACGGGCGTCATCTTGTCTCCGTAGATGGCGAGCGTCTCGTTCCAGTAgcgaggctgcggcgtgTTGCAGCCGTACTCActgaagaagacgggcacGGACGTGGCCTTGAATTTGTCGGTCAACTCCTTGAAGGTGGAGCTTTCGTAGGTCGCCTTCGGGCCGCACCAGCTGTACGAGTTGAGGGCGAAGATGTCGACACGGCTCATGTCATCGTCCTCACCCTTCTCGGCGCACTGCATATAGTTCCAGGTATCCCAAAGAACATCGCGgacatcggcggcggagtAGCCGACGGGGATCGCGCGCTTAATATTCTTCTTGATGTAGTTCTTGATGTCGCGggtgacggcgcggaggTACGGGGGCACGTCCTTGGCCGAGTCAAGGTTGTTGATGACCTCGTTGCCGGAGAAGTAGAGCAGTGTGTTGGGATAGTTGGAgaaggcctcgacgacggcaaaggTGTGGTTCAGGTAGGCGGCGTAGTAACTCGTCCAAGGCTCGAACGAGGTGATAGCCTCCCCAACGAGGGGAGAGTTGACATCAATGATCATGTAAATGCCGGCCTGCAGACAAAGTCAGCCAGACCGACGGGGACTTCTCCACTAGTCACTTACAGCGTTGAAGATGCTGGCGCACTCGTCATGGTTGATGTAGGGGTCCAGGTTGTAGACACGGATAGTGTTGACGCCGATGACCTGCATCAGGGCAGCGTCGCGCAAGCAGGTGTCGGCATGACTGAGAGGATCCTTGCCGGTCTTGGGGTCGTAgccagcgctgccgcccggctGGTAAGCAATACCGACGATCTGGAACTTCTTGCCCGTGTCGGGGTTGACAAAGTCGGTGCCCTTGACCTCGAGCGAGGGCACGGCGGTGACCAGCGTGGCGGCAAGCGCCACGACGAGGGATTTGAACTGTTGAAGGGCGGCCGATCAGTAGATGTGCATCACTTGGCGACGATGCAATGGTGGGGATGAACAGCCCCCAACCTGGGGGAAGCACTTACAAGCATGGCTGACAGACGGGACAAGCAACTAAGTTACTTTGTAGGGATCGACAAAAAGAGGATTGAGGTTACGTCGCGctgcagggcctcggcggcgaagcgaAGAGGCGATTGGGCGAGTCGCCTAGGCGGGTTCGCGATACGCGTGTTGAACGTCGACTTGTCAAGTTGTCACTGCCTGGATTACTGGGGAAGAAGATTGTAGCTTGCGAaagaggcgcggcgcccggcgAGAGACAAAACGCAgggagagaaggagagagcTAGAGAGTGTGAGCGAACGAGCGCGCGGGCCAGTCGAATATCTGAAGGAGCGACAAGAAGCGAATATCCTAAAGGAAGGAGCGCAGGAAGAAGGCTTCGCGGTGTGGAAACAGCGCGACGcgagcggaggaggaggaggagaagaggaagaagaagtagAAGCGCAGCCGAGTGGGCGCCGCTGGTGTTGAGTGCGTACAGGTACGGTAGGTAGGAGTACCACCGCGACTGGCTACTGTAAGTAAGGTACTAACGATAGATGTAACCTACTACTGTACCACTAAGGTACTGTCAGGTACGGATACCAGAGgcaggtgacgatggcgccgactCGGGCCCAGGCCACACAAGGCCGTCGTCCGtcactcgctcactcactcattcACTCACTCTTCAAGTTAGGTCGTCGCTTGGGCGTTTTGGTCCCTGCGAAACGTGGGCCGGGGATTCCACCCATGAGGAGGCCCTTGGCCCTGcaggtccccccccccaaaatCCACTCGACAGTTGGAACCCCCCCTGTCAATCTTGCAGCCCGCATCACCACCCACACCAAAAAgccttctccccccccccccccgcccagACCAATCTGGTGGGCCCTGCCGCAACGGTCGGCGCCTTTTCCAGGCAGTTCGGCCGACTCTCCCGCAGGTCTAGCGTCAGGAaccattcatccatccacgcgCGTGCCAGCATCTCGACTCCTCGGCGTGGCGCGCTGCCCTACCAGAGGTGAGATGGGAGACGAACGTCGCTAATCCTTGTATCACCGCGATGGCGTCCCTGCCTGCAGCGTCCTGAAGACGACAACGAATGCAGACGGACGGGGTCAGATGGCTGGACTGCGGAAACTGGCCTAGCCCTCTCCATTCCTGGCCGATGCACGAAGTACCTACCCAAGACATTGGTGCTCATCATCAATCAGTTCTCAGGGTCACCGTCCCAGAGCTGCTCCGAGGACCCATGCCGTCGTATCTGCCCAACTGACCGATTTTCCGTGGCCATCAAACGTGTCATGCCCGGCCCTCATCGTGCCAAGGACGACCCACGGCCTTCGCAAGTCAAAGCACTTCGGCCCCAGTCCCCTAGTTATTATGGCCGTCGAACCCGTCTTGTCCACCTTGAGTCCATTCACCCCAATGACGTGAATGGTTCACCACCCACAGAACCCGCTCCGTCCCCCTCAATCCGAAACCTACGTACCTTGAGATGGAGATGTGCTTGCGCCAGCGTTCGTTTGCCCCTACTCCTACCATGCATCATATCCTCTGTTGCACATACTACATAAACACGCCATGAGGCCCGGTAGCTAGTATCGTGTAGCTATTGCGGAGAAAAacaagacgacgagcacaGGCACTACGCATTTCCCTTGCCAGAATTTATCCTTACCGTGCTCATACCGCCATCGCGGGAAATTGGACGAGGCAGGCCTGTTGGTCAAGTGCGCCGTGCTGGAGGGACTGGGCGCTGGGAAGGACAGGGGCAGTACCTAGGTCAGTCCCGTGGACGGCCTGGGGAGCGCCACCTGTGCGGCCGCGAACTGATCCATCTGATCTGCCCACAGGGACACCCGctcaccagcagcaaggTCTCCCACCGCCTTTCATACTGAGCAGGTAGCGCCACTGCGCCAGTGTCCCGCTTTTTGCGTGCCCACCACCGAGCATCGTCTGCCCCGCCACCAGAGCCGCAGAAGGTCCCCCAAAAGTGTTCTTTCGTTCCATTAGCACTTTCCTTACATCGTGAACCACGATTG
The genomic region above belongs to Purpureocillium takamizusanense chromosome 5, complete sequence and contains:
- the GAS4 gene encoding Glycolipid anchored surface protein 4 precursor (SECRETED:SignalP(1-17~SECRETED:cutsite=VTA-VP~SECRETED:prob=0.5903)~CAZy:GH72~EggNog:ENOG503NU6E~TransMembrane:1 (n6-17c25/26o461-480i)~COG:G) encodes the protein MLFKSLVVALAATLVTAVPSLEVKGTDFVNPDTGKKFQIVGIAYQPGGSAGYDPKTGKDPLSHADTCLRDAALMQVIGVNTIRVYNLDPYINHDECASIFNAAGIYMIIDVNSPLVGEAITSFEPWTSYYAAYLNHTFAVVEAFSNYPNTLLYFSGNEVINNLDSAKDVPPYLRAVTRDIKNYIKKNIKRAIPVGYSAADVRDVLWDTWNYMQCAEKGEDDDMSRVDIFALNSYSWCGPKATYESSTFKELTDKFKATSVPVFFSEYGCNTPQPRYWNETLAIYGDKMTPVFSGGVVYQWTEEENNYGLVEVKDDTLTIMDDYNRLKARWAGIDWKTVQAQSPSNKKASPPECESNLILEKGFHSNFTLPDLPPKAQGLIDNGIKPKPSGKIVKVSDYNVKLTVKDKSGKTLSDLKVVPLKDDEFNWAGKNKAETGSASNSDNSTGGGDNGKSKDKDSAAFLSRPMMWAVALPLAVMMIFA